TACGCTGATGGGAAATCTTATGTGTGCAGTTTGCCCTTTGCATTAAAAAATGCATTACCCTTTGAATCTGGATTAGTTTTGCAACGAGACCAAAATGAGTCGTTAATTCCCCACAATGGTGCACTCTATAGCAATACTTCGCATTTGAATTCAGCTACAATTTTGACTTTGGTTGACCCCATGGGTGATTTCCGAATTGTGGCTACTGCATCAACATCAGTGATTTCATCAAAAGAGGAAGTAATAACTTTCCCAAGAAAAGACATGAACAAAGTGTGTTCACTTTGTGTTACTTTCAATGCTTCGGATGGGTCTATTAGCATTTATCACGTCAAAGCTCCTAGCCGAACCACTACTTTTGGCAAAACACAACTGGCAAGAAATCAGAAACGAAGGTATGGTTCAATCACCACGCCCAATCCATCACGCATTTTGGAAGAAGATAACGGACCTGAACCATTGCACTCTATTTCGCTCAAtatggaaaagaaaagaacaAGCACATTATTATCTGATATATCATCTGTGGGAAGAGTGTCCAGCGATTGCCACAGTTTGTCACAAGATTTTTCCGGGTTCAAGAAGGATATGATACTATCGAGAGTTGAGACTTTTGGAAGCCGTTTACAAAAGGATCAATTGagaattttcaatatttggtTCGAAGATCAAGAGGGCGTTGTAGTTTTCAACAGAATAAAAAGGGAATGTGCCGTTTTGATTTATAGAAATCCCTCATTTAGTCGGCATCTGTCAGTTTTCAAAACACCGTGTCTTGACTGCATCACCCTAAACTCTGCAAAATATGAGGGGAACTTAGTTTTATTAACAGAAGATCAAAAGTTTCTAATCGTTAATCCGTTTCTTGGTATGAAATCTACTTCTCATACATTTGCAAGCAAATTCAAAGTCTGTTCATTGATTGACTCATACGATTCTAACTTAGCTTTGAAGTTGCTGGACGGATCAAATGTGATAATTAAGATGGTGCTAGAGCCATCTTCAGAACTCGTTAAGATGTGTTTGCTGTGTTTCCAGTATTTATCAGGCTCTAATATCAACCATATTATGTGGATGTTGTGGAGATCAGCCTATTTGGAAGTCAAATACGCCGACGAATGGAAAGCATTTGTCATTGCTTTGTTGTCATTGATATTTCCTTTCAAAGAAGGAGTACAATGTGTTGAGAATGAGATTACTAAATTACTACCAGTAGCAAAACGTGTTCACGAAACTTCAAATGTGAACTATAATTTACATGATCTTATTCCATACATCACCATATCCTTGCATTTAGTTCGAGAAGAAATAAGATTAGATTCTACAAAAGCCAAATGCTTAACAAACATGAATTTGTTATTATGCCAGTTAACTACGTGGATGGGTTGGCCAGCACCATGGGTCAAGTATTATTCAATCAAACCAGCATGCATAGATCCGAGCACTCGATTCCTACTGGCGTTAATTCTTGAAACACCTCCAAACTTGTTGAGGTCTTTAGCAAGTTTGTTTACCAATAACATAGTAAGGTATCTAACTTTCTCGCAATTGGTGGAAGAAACAGAAACCGTTGATTTGTTGGTAACTCCGAGAACCTATTACGTCTTGAAACTATTTGAAGTTCTTGTATCATCACAATATGGACCTAGTGCAATTGTGAGTTTAATGTTGGAGTTTGGGATTACGAAAGACTTACTTGAAACGTACCCATTGGGTATATCGATACCTCTAAAGGAAGCCTTGCTGACATGCCAAGAGAGCCCAGAGTTTGAATGGACTTCTCAGACACTAGACTTGGTGGGTAGAAAAGATTTGAATAAGCTTCTTTCAGATGTGGATTTTAGTGCTGACATTAATACTGATTCGCATACAAGTACTCAAGATTTGTCATCCTTGCTCAACGAAGTTTTGGAAGATAACGAAAACTTTTCTCCTTGGGATGGGCAATCAGAAGCAGAACGAATGAATATTACAAAATTGATCTTTGAGGCTGACAGAAGATATTTTGAGATAACAACGTTGCTACATCAAACAAAAACCCAGACTGCTTATCTCAAAGTAGATGAGAATGTGAGCGAGTACGATTTGGTTTTACAACAAAGGGACTTGGCAGTAATAGTAGCTCTTCGTACATTGACTATACCATTGGGAAGGGCTGCATTGGTATACGCTAGTCGAAGGCCCTTATTAACAGAAAAGTTCCCCATTccaaaatttaatttgaataCATTAATATTACCGACCATGACAAATATTGTCTATTCAGAAGATAGAGTCCTGAAGTCTTTTTCAGAATGGGGCCACTTCCATAATGGTGTTTCGTCTGGACTAAGCATTGGACCATTTGCAAAGGGTATTAGCGGTAGTTggataattttcaataagcCTCCAGAATTGAATTCCCAACATGCTGGGTTTCTATTGGGCTTGGGGTTGAATGGCCATTTGAAACGTTTAGAGGAATGGCACATCTATAACTACCTTGGTCCTAAACATCCACTCACCAGTATTGGATTGTTAATCGGTATGGCAGCTAGCTTACGCGGAACTATGGATAACAAATTGACGAAAGTTCTCTCTGTTCATGCAGTAGCTCTTTTGCCGCAAGGTGCTAATGACTTGAATGTCCCGACAATGGTACAAACAGCAGGGTTAATTGGAATTGGTTTGTTGTATTTAGAAAGTCAGCATCGCCGAATGAGTGAAGTGTTATTGTCACAGATCACTGCCTCAGTATTGCAGAATGACACCGAGCAAGTTCACGAAGGGTACAGATTAGCAGCTGGTATTGCACTAGGATTCGTCAATTTGGGTAAAGGAGATGATTTGAGGGGTTTGAATGATACCCACGTGATTGACAAGCTAATGGCTTTGGCTATAGCTATGAAAGATTATCAGCCAGTTCAAGAATCAGGTAAGTCATGTTGTGGTGCCATAATAGCGTTGGCATTCATATATTTGCAAACAGAGAATCTGAATGTTGCCAATAAGTTGAAACTTCCAGATACCGAGCAAATGCTAGATTATATTCGTCCTGATTTGTTATTTCTACGGTGCTTGGCCAAGAACTTGATTATGTGGAATGATATTTCGTGCACTGATACTTGGATTACCACACAAATGCCGTCATCAGTCGCTCAGAAGTACATGTGGGGCAATGAACTGGGTTTTGAACATCTTGATGGTGACCAGTTAACGTATTTCAACGTTTTAGGTGGAGCATGCTTGTCGATGGCTCTAAAATTTGCATCTTCCCATAACTTGGAAGCCAGGGACACTGTACTAAAATATCTTGACAAGGTTATGGAATTGAGTTCAAAGCCTGCACTAAATTATGATCAAAAAATTGCGTACAAGGGGTGTATTAATCTTCAAAATATCTTGGCATTATGTGCTTCTATAATCATGGCTGCTAGTGGTGATTTGGAAGTTTTCCGTCGATTACGTGTATTACATAATGatacaaataaaaaaatgggATTTGGATGTTTCATGGCCATTAATACAGCTTTGggttttttatttttaggtGGTGGACAGTATGCGTTTGATAGCTCACCATTCGCTATTGCTTGCTTAGTAACATCGTTGTATCCAATTTATCCTACAGAGAATAGCGAATACGAAATACATTTGCAGGCTTTGAGACACTTTTGGGCATTGGCAATACAACCCAGATGTTTGATTGTTCGAGATATTAGTACAGGTAGACCATGCAAGattccaatttcaataaacaTGAAGAATGGCTCCGTTATAGAAAGTATCTCACCCTGCCTACTTCCTGACATCAACGACATTCTAACCTTGAAAACAAATTCGAGTGCTCATTTCGAGGTTGTTTTAGATTTTCTGCTTAATTCCGAGGTGTTAGAGAAATTCATGCAATCCTTGACTTTGTATGTTGAAAAGAGTAATAACTACACAGTTCTAAAACCAAATGTGAGGTCGATTTTACTGAATTATAGTCGACGGGTAAAACCAGATGAAGATACCACAAATTTTTCAAGTCTACAATTATTAGGTAATCTTGAGGAAAATGCCAGAGCAGCTTGGTACCATGAAAATACTAATCACGTTGAACTGGATTTGTGTTCGTCTAGTGTACGTTCAGGGTTGTCATTATTCAACATCATTGACaatcaattggaattgataAACAATGCACAAACACCAAAGTCCGTTGAAGATATATGGAATCTCAAATTACTATTTGAGTATGCTAATGACATTGCTCGAAATAACAAGTTGAATTACATATCTCTTGAGTTCATTGAAGGATTAAGGCATAAATTATGGAGAGTTCGTAACTAATTGCAACGTCTACGGAAACCCTTACTATATATAGGTTTTTCTTGTGTTTAGTTTCAATAAAAGTTATCAagataaaagaaaacacCGATAACATTAAATTAAGTAAAAGCTGGGTAACTAACGAAACAGGGGGAGTAACTCACGTAAAGGTCGTGTGCTCGAAAGTGTGTGTACTTACatagaaataataaaggttgttgttgttcctGTTGTTTCTTTGAGATTGACATTTTGAGGCGGAGAAAAACACAACAAACGATCTcgtgttttttttttttttttttcaaattcaatttgttttttctccatcgtttattttatttcgTTACTCCTTTGTTTGACTGAATTaggaaattgaaaatgccACTCAAACCCATTTCGTTTAAATGGTCGGAAACATCTGTTCGACTGGTACCAAACCTATTCATGTACGGACGAGATAATATTAACAAACCTTTATCGCGGGCATCACAGATGGCCGAACGAATTCACCAACAAACACCAAGTTCAActaattatcaacaaaaacgTTACTTTAgttactattattatcaatttcctAAGATTCCAAGACCAAAGAGAAATATGTTGTATTATTCCACTTGGTCGAGAAACCCAGTTACCAATGGCACCAATACCAACAAATCAAGCAAACGTCATATGTTGCCATTTGGCAATTTCAAGATTTCGAAAAGACTGTTTGCCAATGccaatcaaaaattgaaaacgaaattcaaaaaattgaaaatgggTAAAGAGCGTCGTCGCTTTATTAGATGGTGGACGGTAACTTCATTGACCATAGTATTGGGTGGAGTGTACGCAAAAATAAAGTATGAAAGGGGTGACCACGAAGAAAACCCATACAAGATTAGACCTCAATCCTGGCACTTGTATGCTTACTCAACATTACCATTGAAGACTATATCTCGATTATGGGGTCAAGTCAACTCGATCAACTTACCTGTTTGGATTAGAAGTCCTTCGTACAGAGTGTATTCTGCCATTTTTGGTGTTAACTTGGATGAAATGGAGAATCCCGATTTGAGCAGTTACAAGAACTTATCAGAGTTTTTTTATAGAGATATTAAACCAGATGCCAGACCAATTGCTGATGGTGATTTAGTGTCTCCCGCAGATGGGAAAGTATTAAAGTTTGGTGTTGTTGAGAATGGTGAAATTGAACAAGTCAAGGGAATGACTTATTCAATCGATGCATTGTTGGGAATAGACACTGGTAAATTAGCAGCACCCACCCACTCATTGAGTTTTGATTATAATAGTGATGACGAAACGATAGTAAAACGTGACGAAGAATTTGCTAAAATTAACGGTATTTCCTACTCGATGGATGATCTTGTTGGTGGGAATTCGAAAACGACCTACCACATGAATGAGTTGACATACAAAGATGAGCATGATGGGACTGCTGCAGGTGAAAGGGCATCATTTTCCAAAGAGTTACGAGTTGCAGAAGAATTAACCCCAAATCCTGTTGAATACTTTCGCAAGAaaaatttgtattttgCAGTGATATACCTAGCCCCAGGTgattatcatcattttcattcaCCTACTAGTTGGGTGACTACACTCAGACGTCATTTTATTGGAGAATTATTTTCGGTTGCTccatttttccaaaaaacCCTCCAAggattatttgttttaaatgAAAGAGTGGCATTGTTAGGATATTGGAAGTATGggtttttttcaatggttCCTGTTGGTGCCACCAACGTTGGTAGTATTGTGGTCAATTTTGACAAAGATTTAAAAACCAATGATATTTATGAGCATGAAGTTTATTCTTCCGCCTCTTCAGTAAATGAAAATACACCACTATTGGATCAAAAAGACTATTCTGCTAATGATATTTTGACATTTACCAACAGTGAATATGAGGACAAAAAACGCAAgaaattaagaaaaaacacCGTTTACGAGGCAACATATACAAATGCCAGTAGATTGTTAGGCGGGTATCCATTAAGCAAGGGTCAAGATATTGGTGGCTTCAAATTGGGTTCTACTGTTGTTTTAGTATTTGAAGCCCCTGAgaattttaaattcaatt
This is a stretch of genomic DNA from Candida dubliniensis CD36 chromosome 1, complete sequence. It encodes these proteins:
- a CDS encoding Anaphase-Promoting Complex/Cyclosome (APC/C) largest subunit, putative (Similar to S. cerevisiae APC1;~Similar to S. pombe CUT4;~Similar to Aspergillus nidulans BIME), whose product is MTSSPDNALLKFPIFGIQEDTDYPVPFQDPYKLALFRQNKRLLIAKRKLAVVKGSIITKILTYEEDIVTATYTHFSNSQELEEVLVVSLKKHIHVYYADGKSYVCSLPFALKNALPFESGLVLQRDQNESLIPHNGALYSNTSHLNSATILTLVDPMGDFRIVATASTSVISSKEEVITFPRKDMNKVCSLCVTFNASDGSISIYHVKAPSRTTTFGKTQSARNQKRRYGSITTPNPSRILEEDNGPEPLHSISLNMEKKRTSTLLSDISSVGRVSSDCHSLSQDFSGFKKDMILSRVETFGSRLQKDQLRIFNIWFEDQEGVVVFNRIKRECAVLIYRNPSFSRHSSVFKTPCLDCITLNSAKYEGNLVLLTEDQKFLIVNPFLGMKSTSHTFASKFKVCSLIDSYDSNLALKLSDGSNVIIKMVLEPSSELVKMCLSCFQYLSGSNINHIMWMLWRSAYLEVKYADEWKAFVIALLSLIFPFKEGVQCVENEITKLLPVAKRVHETSNVNYNLHDLIPYITISLHLVREEIRLDSTKAKCLTNMNLLLCQLTTWMGWPAPWVKYYSIKPACIDPSTRFLSALILETPPNLLRSLASLFTNNIVRYLTFSQLVEETETVDLLVTPRTYYVLKLFEVLVSSQYGPSAIVSLMLEFGITKDLLETYPLGISIPLKEALSTCQESPEFEWTSQTLDLVGRKDLNKLLSDVDFSADINTDSHTSTQDLSSLLNEVLEDNENFSPWDGQSEAERMNITKLIFEADRRYFEITTLLHQTKTQTAYLKVDENVSEYDLVLQQRDLAVIVALRTLTIPLGRAALVYASRRPLLTEKFPIPKFNLNTLILPTMTNIVYSEDRVSKSFSEWGHFHNGVSSGLSIGPFAKGISGSWIIFNKPPELNSQHAGFLLGLGLNGHLKRLEEWHIYNYLGPKHPLTSIGLLIGMAASLRGTMDNKLTKVLSVHAVALLPQGANDLNVPTMVQTAGLIGIGLLYLESQHRRMSEVLLSQITASVLQNDTEQVHEGYRLAAGIALGFVNLGKGDDLRGLNDTHVIDKLMALAIAMKDYQPVQESGKSCCGAIIALAFIYLQTENSNVANKLKLPDTEQMLDYIRPDLLFLRCLAKNLIMWNDISCTDTWITTQMPSSVAQKYMWGNESGFEHLDGDQLTYFNVLGGACLSMALKFASSHNLEARDTVLKYLDKVMELSSKPALNYDQKIAYKGCINLQNILALCASIIMAASGDLEVFRRLRVLHNDTNKKMGFGCFMAINTALGFLFLGGGQYAFDSSPFAIACLVTSLYPIYPTENSEYEIHLQALRHFWALAIQPRCLIVRDISTGRPCKIPISINMKNGSVIESISPCLLPDINDILTLKTNSSAHFEVVLDFSLNSEVLEKFMQSLTLYVEKSNNYTVLKPNVRSILSNYSRRVKPDEDTTNFSSLQLLGNLEENARAAWYHENTNHVESDLCSSSVRSGLSLFNIIDNQLELINNAQTPKSVEDIWNLKLLFEYANDIARNNKLNYISLEFIEGLRHKLWRVRN
- a CDS encoding phosphatidylserine decarboxylase proenzyme 1, mitochondrial precursor [contains: phosphatidylserine decarboxylase 1 beta chain; phosphatidylserine decarboxylase 1 alpha chain], putative (Similar to S. cerevisiae PSD1;~Similar to C. albicans PSD1) yields the protein MPLKPISFKWSETSVRSVPNLFMYGRDNINKPLSRASQMAERIHQQTPSSTNYQQKRYFSYYYYQFPKIPRPKRNMLYYSTWSRNPVTNGTNTNKSSKRHMLPFGNFKISKRSFANANQKLKTKFKKLKMGKERRRFIRWWTVTSLTIVLGGVYAKIKYERGDHEENPYKIRPQSWHLYAYSTLPLKTISRLWGQVNSINLPVWIRSPSYRVYSAIFGVNLDEMENPDLSSYKNLSEFFYRDIKPDARPIADGDLVSPADGKVLKFGVVENGEIEQVKGMTYSIDALLGIDTGKLAAPTHSLSFDYNSDDETIVKRDEEFAKINGISYSMDDLVGGNSKTTYHMNELTYKDEHDGTAAGERASFSKELRVAEELTPNPVEYFRKKNLYFAVIYLAPGDYHHFHSPTSWVTTLRRHFIGELFSVAPFFQKTLQGLFVLNERVALLGYWKYGFFSMVPVGATNVGSIVVNFDKDLKTNDIYEHEVYSSASSVNENTPLLDQKDYSANDILTFTNSEYEDKKRKKLRKNTVYEATYTNASRLLGGYPLSKGQDIGGFKLGSTVVLVFEAPENFKFNLKVGEKVKVGQSLGGFV